One region of Culex pipiens pallens isolate TS chromosome 2, TS_CPP_V2, whole genome shotgun sequence genomic DNA includes:
- the LOC120429647 gene encoding uncharacterized protein K02A2.6-like has product MLRKPLQTTKMPDRPWADLAADFLGPLPSGHNLLVIVDYFSRFTEIIVMKQITAAQTVRALHETFCRFGFPESLKTDNGPQFISSELQRFCSQFGIDHRKTTPYWPQANGEVERMNRNIVKRLKISQETDGSDWQWDLRMFTLMHNSTPHSTTGAPPSTLMFGRILKDKLPGLVTKGHKILEEIIDRDAEKKLKGAEYTDKRRQARASELEVGDTVVAKRVHKENKLSTAFDPEELTIIGLGP; this is encoded by the exons ATGTTGAGAA AACCCCTGCAAACAACGAAGATGCCGGACCGTCCCTGGGCCGACCTCGCCGCGGACTTCCTTGGCCCTTTGCCATCAGGACATAATCTGCTGGTGATTGTAGACTATTTTAGTCGGTTTACCGAGATAATTGTAATGAAGCAGATAACAGCAGCGCAAACGGTTCGTGCGTTGCATGAAACATTCTGTCGCTTTGGTTTCCCAGAATCCCTGAAGACCGACAACGGACCGCAGTTCATAAGCTCCGAGTTACAGAGATTCTGCAGTCAATTTGGAATCGACCACCGAAAGACCACGCCGTATTGGCCACAGGCCAATGGTGAGGTGGAACGCATGAACCGGAATATTGTGAAAAGACTAAAAATCAGTCAGGAAACGGACGGGTCGGATTGGCAGTGGGATCTCCGGATGTTCACGCTCATGCACAACTCAACCCCTCACTCAACAACGGGAGCACCGCCTTCGACACTAATGTTCGGGCGTATTCTGAAGGATAAACTGCCGGGATTAGTAACAAAAGGGCACAAGATCTTGGAAGAGATCATCGATCGAGACGCGGAGAAGAAACTTAAGGGAGCTGAGTACACGGATAAACGCCGCCAAGCCAGAGCAAGCGAGTTGGAGGTCGGGGACACCGTTGTGGCCAAACGGGTTCATAAGGAGAACAAGTTGTCGACCGCGTTTGACCCAGAAGAACTGACAATCATTG gattgggtccgtaa